Proteins from one Bacteroides zhangwenhongii genomic window:
- a CDS encoding DUF4301 family protein: protein MITTQDKELLAKKGITEAQIAEQLACFQTGFPYLKLDAAASIERGILAPNTEEQKAYLAAWDAYTNTDKTIVKFVPASGAASRMFKNLFEFLSADYDKPTTKFEQAFFAGIKDFAFYDDLDAACRRITGKNIAGLMEEGNYKAVVSALLETAGLNYGALPKGLLKFHKYPEGARTPLEEHLAEGAMYAAGKSGKVNVHFTVSTEHRELFKKLVEEKAGEFAKRYGVDYYITFSEQKPSTDTIAADMDNQPFRDNGKLLFRPGGHGALIENLNDLDADVIFIKNIDNVVPDKLKADTVTYKKLIAGVLVTLQKQAFEYLELLDSGKYTHEQMMEMLQFLQKKLFCKNPETKDLEDSVLAIYLKNKLNRPMRVCGMVKNVGEPGGGPFLAYNSDGTISLQILESSQIDMNDPQKKEMFEKGTHFNPVDLVCAVRDYKGHKFDLVKYVDKATGFISYKSKNGKELKALELPGLWNGAMSDWNTVFVEVPLSTFNPVKTVNDLLREQHQ, encoded by the coding sequence ATGATAACGACACAGGACAAAGAGTTGCTTGCCAAGAAAGGCATTACGGAAGCGCAAATAGCAGAGCAACTGGCTTGCTTCCAGACAGGTTTCCCTTATCTGAAACTGGATGCGGCTGCTTCCATTGAAAGAGGTATATTGGCTCCCAATACAGAAGAACAGAAAGCTTATCTGGCAGCGTGGGACGCATATACAAACACGGATAAGACGATTGTAAAGTTCGTACCGGCTTCGGGTGCTGCAAGTCGTATGTTCAAGAACCTATTCGAGTTCCTTTCTGCTGATTATGACAAACCGACAACCAAGTTTGAACAAGCATTCTTTGCCGGTATCAAGGATTTTGCTTTTTATGACGATCTCGATGCAGCTTGCCGACGCATTACCGGGAAGAATATCGCCGGGTTGATGGAAGAAGGCAATTATAAAGCTGTGGTATCCGCATTGCTCGAAACTGCCGGCTTGAATTATGGTGCACTGCCGAAAGGTCTGCTCAAATTCCATAAATATCCCGAAGGTGCACGCACTCCATTAGAGGAACATTTGGCTGAAGGCGCCATGTATGCAGCAGGAAAGAGTGGCAAAGTGAACGTACATTTCACCGTGTCTACCGAACACCGAGAACTTTTCAAGAAACTGGTGGAAGAGAAAGCCGGTGAGTTTGCCAAACGTTATGGAGTAGATTATTATATCACCTTCTCCGAACAGAAGCCGAGTACCGATACGATTGCCGCTGATATGGACAACCAGCCGTTCCGTGATAACGGCAAACTCTTGTTCCGTCCGGGTGGTCATGGAGCATTGATCGAGAATCTGAACGATCTCGATGCGGATGTTATCTTCATCAAGAACATCGACAATGTAGTTCCCGATAAACTGAAAGCGGACACCGTTACTTATAAAAAACTGATTGCCGGTGTACTCGTTACCTTACAAAAACAGGCATTCGAATATCTCGAACTGCTCGATAGCGGAAAATATACGCACGAACAGATGATGGAAATGCTGCAATTCCTGCAAAAGAAACTTTTCTGCAAGAATCCGGAAACGAAAGACCTCGAAGATTCTGTGCTTGCTATTTACCTGAAGAACAAATTGAACCGTCCGATGCGCGTTTGCGGAATGGTGAAGAATGTGGGTGAACCGGGTGGCGGTCCGTTCCTGGCATACAACAGTGACGGAACGATCTCTCTTCAAATTCTTGAGAGCTCGCAGATCGACATGAACGATCCGCAGAAAAAGGAAATGTTCGAGAAGGGTACGCACTTCAATCCGGTGGACTTGGTATGTGCCGTGCGTGATTATAAAGGTCATAAGTTCGATTTGGTGAAATACGTAGACAAGGCGACCGGCTTTATCTCTTACAAGTCGAAAAACGGCAAGGAACTGAAAGCTCTCGAACTTCCTGGTTTGTGGAATGGTGCGATGAGTGATTGGAACACTGTTTTTGTAGAAGTGCCACTTTCCACTTTCAACCCGGTAAAAACTGTGAACGACCTGCTGCGTGAGCAACATCAGTAA
- a CDS encoding RelA/SpoT family protein, with amino-acid sequence MDDFFTSEEKKELFSLYRHLMQSAGDSISWKDCIKLKNHLIKAAQCNGLQRNNFGMNPVIKDLQTAVIVAEEIGMKGSCLIGIMLHEIVKTHILSIDEVSVEYGEDVASIIKGLVKTNELYAKSPAIESENFRNLLLSFAEDMRVILIMIADRVNVMRQIKDTGNEEDRIKVANEAAYLYAPLAHKLGLYKLKSELEDLSLKYTQRDTYYFIKDKLNETKASRDKYIAAFIEPIKKKVTEAGLKFDIKGRTKSIHSIWNKIQKQKTPFEGIYDLFAIRIILDSEPDPAKEKQECWQVYSIVTDMYQPNPKRLRDWLSIPKSNGYESLHITVMGPEGKWVEVQIRTRRMDEIAERGLAAHWRYKGIKGETGLDEWLTSVREALENADNDSMKMMDQFKMDLYEDEVFVFTPKGDLFKLAKGATVLDFAFHIHSKLGCKCIGAKVNGKNVQLKQKLNSGDQVEIMTSNTQNPKQDWLNIVTTSKARTKIRQALKEMVARQHDFAKETLERKFKNRKLEYDEATMMRLIKRLGFKNVTEFYQKIADGVLDVNEILDKYVEQQKRDNDTRDEIVYRSAEGYNLQAAQEETTSKEDVLVIDQNLKGLEFKLAKCCNPIYGDDVFGFVTVSGGIKIHRADCPNANQMRERFGYRIVKARWAGKSEGTQYPITLRVVGHDDIGIVTNITSIISKENGITLRSIGIDSNDGLFSGTLTVMVGDTGRLEALIKKLRTVKGVKQVSRN; translated from the coding sequence ATGGACGACTTTTTTACATCAGAGGAAAAAAAGGAGCTTTTTTCACTCTATCGGCACTTGATGCAATCTGCCGGAGACAGTATTTCCTGGAAGGATTGTATAAAATTAAAGAATCATCTTATCAAAGCTGCCCAATGTAACGGGCTGCAACGCAATAACTTCGGGATGAATCCCGTTATCAAAGATCTGCAAACGGCAGTCATCGTAGCCGAAGAAATCGGAATGAAAGGTTCGTGCCTTATCGGTATCATGCTGCACGAGATTGTAAAAACGCATATTCTGTCTATCGACGAGGTAAGCGTGGAATACGGAGAGGATGTGGCAAGTATCATCAAGGGATTGGTGAAAACGAATGAGTTGTATGCGAAGAGCCCGGCAATAGAGTCGGAGAATTTCCGTAACCTCCTGCTATCCTTTGCTGAAGATATGCGTGTGATCCTGATTATGATAGCTGACCGTGTGAATGTAATGCGCCAAATCAAGGATACGGGAAACGAGGAAGACCGGATAAAGGTGGCCAACGAGGCTGCTTATCTGTATGCTCCGTTGGCACATAAGCTGGGGCTCTATAAGCTGAAATCGGAATTGGAAGACTTATCGCTGAAATACACACAACGGGATACTTATTATTTTATAAAGGATAAGTTGAACGAGACGAAGGCGTCACGCGACAAGTATATCGCTGCCTTTATCGAACCGATCAAGAAGAAAGTGACGGAAGCGGGCTTGAAGTTCGACATCAAAGGACGTACCAAGTCCATTCATTCGATATGGAACAAGATACAGAAGCAGAAAACCCCGTTTGAGGGTATTTATGATCTGTTCGCTATCCGCATTATCCTGGATTCGGAACCTGACCCGGCAAAAGAAAAGCAGGAATGCTGGCAGGTATATTCTATCGTGACAGATATGTATCAGCCTAACCCGAAGCGTCTGCGTGACTGGCTGTCGATTCCGAAAAGCAACGGTTACGAGTCATTGCATATCACCGTAATGGGACCGGAAGGGAAATGGGTGGAAGTGCAGATACGTACCCGCCGCATGGATGAGATTGCCGAACGGGGACTGGCCGCGCACTGGAGATATAAAGGTATCAAAGGAGAAACGGGCCTGGACGAATGGCTGACTTCGGTACGAGAGGCGTTGGAGAATGCAGACAACGACTCAATGAAGATGATGGATCAGTTCAAGATGGATCTTTACGAGGACGAGGTTTTCGTGTTCACTCCTAAAGGGGATTTGTTCAAGTTGGCAAAAGGGGCTACGGTACTCGACTTTGCCTTTCATATCCATAGCAAACTGGGATGCAAATGTATCGGCGCTAAAGTAAACGGCAAAAATGTCCAACTGAAGCAGAAGTTGAACAGTGGCGACCAGGTGGAAATCATGACTTCAAATACCCAGAATCCGAAGCAGGATTGGCTGAACATCGTAACTACCTCCAAAGCCCGAACGAAGATACGGCAGGCGCTCAAAGAAATGGTGGCACGCCAACATGACTTTGCAAAAGAAACACTTGAACGAAAATTCAAAAACCGCAAACTGGAGTATGATGAAGCGACCATGATGCGCCTCATCAAGCGTTTGGGCTTTAAAAACGTGACGGAGTTCTATCAAAAGATCGCTGATGGTGTGCTGGATGTAAACGAGATTCTGGACAAATATGTGGAGCAGCAGAAACGGGACAACGACACGCGCGACGAAATAGTCTACCGCAGTGCTGAAGGGTACAACCTGCAAGCGGCACAGGAAGAGACTACCTCCAAAGAGGATGTGCTCGTAATCGACCAGAATCTAAAAGGATTAGAATTCAAGTTGGCGAAATGTTGTAACCCTATCTATGGCGACGATGTATTCGGTTTCGTAACGGTAAGCGGCGGGATAAAGATTCACCGGGCAGACTGCCCGAACGCCAATCAGATGCGTGAACGTTTTGGTTATCGGATTGTGAAAGCCCGTTGGGCAGGCAAGTCGGAAGGGACACAGTATCCCATTACGCTGCGCGTCGTAGGGCACGATGATATCGGCATTGTGACGAATATTACTTCTATCATATCTAAGGAAAATGGAATCACACTACGCTCCATAGGAATCGATTCAAACGACGGGCTGTTCTCCGGTACACTAACGGTCATGGTTGGAGATACAGGTCGCCTGGAAGCGCTGATCAAAAAGCTAAGAACAGTGAAAGGAGTGAAACAAGTGAGCCGGAACTAG
- a CDS encoding MFS transporter, which yields MAVTLWTAHFIRICIANLLLFVSLYVLFPVLSVEMADRLGVPVAQTGVIFLFFTLGMFLIGPFHAYLVDAYKRKHVCIYAFALMVAATVGYAFVTNLTELILLSTVQGLAFGVATTAGITLAIDITNSTLRSAGNVSFSWVARLGMILGIVLGVWLYQSYPIRNLLYVSVIAGVLGILVVSGIYVPFRAPIVTRLYSFDRFLLLRSWIPAINMILITFVPGLLMPLVHPFLNDSILGNTGVSVPFFVGVGGGYLVSLLFARLFFLKEKTLRLVIMGLGLEILAISLLNSTPIGVSSILLGLGLGFIMPEFLIMFVKLSHHCQRGTANTTHLLASEMGISLGIAAACCMELDTDRMLHIGQIVASIALIFFVLVTYPYYKRKKVR from the coding sequence ATGGCAGTTACATTGTGGACAGCACATTTTATACGGATATGTATAGCTAATTTGCTGTTGTTTGTGTCCTTGTATGTGTTATTTCCGGTACTCTCCGTTGAGATGGCAGACCGTCTCGGAGTGCCGGTGGCACAGACAGGAGTAATCTTTCTTTTTTTTACATTGGGAATGTTCCTGATCGGTCCTTTCCATGCCTATTTGGTGGACGCTTACAAACGGAAGCACGTATGTATATATGCTTTCGCTCTTATGGTGGCAGCGACGGTAGGCTATGCGTTTGTGACGAACCTTACGGAACTTATCCTGCTAAGCACTGTACAAGGATTGGCGTTCGGTGTAGCCACTACTGCGGGTATCACGTTGGCTATCGACATCACCAACTCTACGCTCCGTAGCGCAGGGAATGTCAGTTTCTCGTGGGTAGCCCGTTTGGGAATGATTCTAGGTATCGTTCTCGGAGTCTGGCTTTATCAGAGTTATCCAATCCGGAATTTGCTGTACGTATCCGTTATTGCCGGAGTGTTAGGGATTCTTGTCGTATCAGGAATATATGTACCTTTCCGTGCACCTATTGTCACCAGACTCTATTCTTTTGACCGTTTTCTATTGTTGCGTAGTTGGATTCCGGCTATCAATATGATTCTGATTACGTTTGTTCCGGGATTGCTGATGCCTCTTGTACATCCTTTCCTGAATGATTCCATTTTGGGAAATACAGGTGTTTCAGTGCCTTTCTTTGTAGGAGTGGGGGGCGGTTACTTGGTATCTCTCTTGTTTGCTCGTCTCTTTTTCCTGAAAGAAAAAACATTGAGACTGGTAATTATGGGGCTTGGACTAGAGATTCTTGCCATATCATTGTTGAATAGTACTCCGATAGGCGTTTCTTCCATACTTTTGGGACTTGGATTAGGCTTTATCATGCCGGAGTTTCTGATTATGTTCGTGAAGTTATCCCATCATTGTCAACGGGGAACTGCAAATACCACTCATTTATTGGCTAGTGAAATGGGTATTTCTTTAGGTATCGCAGCTGCCTGCTGTATGGAGTTGGATACAGACAGGATGCTTCATATCGGTCAGATAGTAGCTTCGATAGCTTTGATATTCTTTGTTTTGGTGACTTATCCTTATTATAAAAGGAAAAAAGTGCGATAG
- the panB gene encoding 3-methyl-2-oxobutanoate hydroxymethyltransferase — MAGYISDDTRKVTTHRLVEMKQRGEKISMLTSYDYTMAQIVDGAGIDVILVGDSASNVMAGNVTTLPITLDQMIYHAKSVVRGVKRAMVVVDMPFGSYQGNEMEGLASAIRIMKESHADALKMEGGEEIIDTVRRIVGAGIPVMGHLGLMPQSINKYGTYTVRAKDDAEAEKLIRDAHLLEEAGCFAIVLEKIPATLAERVAGELTIPIIGIGAGGHVDGQVLVIQDMLGMNNGFRPRFLRRYADLYTVMTDAISRYVSDVKNCYFPNEKEQY, encoded by the coding sequence ATGGCTGGTTATATATCAGATGACACAAGAAAGGTGACGACACATCGCTTGGTTGAAATGAAACAGAGAGGCGAAAAGATTTCAATGCTTACTTCCTACGATTACACGATGGCGCAGATTGTGGACGGTGCGGGGATAGATGTAATCCTTGTAGGCGATTCCGCTTCCAATGTAATGGCAGGTAACGTGACTACATTGCCTATCACGCTTGACCAGATGATCTACCATGCAAAATCTGTGGTGCGTGGTGTAAAACGTGCTATGGTGGTGGTGGATATGCCTTTCGGTTCCTATCAAGGCAACGAGATGGAAGGTCTTGCTTCCGCTATCCGCATCATGAAAGAAAGTCATGCTGACGCTTTGAAGATGGAAGGCGGAGAAGAAATCATCGATACGGTGAGACGCATTGTCGGTGCAGGTATTCCGGTGATGGGACATTTGGGACTAATGCCGCAGTCTATCAACAAATACGGAACCTATACCGTGCGCGCCAAAGATGATGCCGAAGCGGAGAAATTGATTCGTGACGCTCATTTGCTGGAAGAAGCAGGTTGTTTCGCGATTGTTCTTGAAAAGATTCCCGCAACTCTTGCAGAACGTGTAGCCGGTGAGTTGACTATACCTATTATTGGTATCGGTGCCGGTGGACATGTAGATGGCCAGGTGTTGGTGATTCAGGATATGTTGGGCATGAATAATGGTTTCCGTCCCCGTTTCTTGCGTCGTTATGCCGATTTGTACACAGTGATGACCGATGCTATCAGTCGTTATGTGTCCGACGTAAAGAACTGCTACTTCCCCAACGAGAAGGAACAATATTAA
- a CDS encoding HAD family hydrolase, protein MNTTKTIAALFDFDGVIMDTETQYTVFWDEQGRKYLNEEDFGRRIKGQTLTQIYEKYFSALPEARQKITADLNVFEKQMSYEYIPGVEAFIAELRRHGVKIAVVTSSNGEKMQNVYNAHPEFPAMVDRILTGEMFARSKPAPDCFLLGMEVFGATPENTYVFEDSFHGLQAGMTSGATVIGLATTNSRKAITGKAHYIMDDFTGMSYEKLLSLTRD, encoded by the coding sequence ATGAATACAACGAAAACAATTGCAGCGCTGTTCGACTTTGACGGTGTTATTATGGATACGGAAACACAGTACACCGTCTTTTGGGACGAGCAGGGACGTAAATATCTGAATGAGGAAGATTTCGGACGCCGTATCAAAGGGCAGACGCTGACGCAAATCTACGAGAAATACTTTTCAGCTCTTCCGGAAGCCCGGCAGAAAATCACGGCAGACCTCAATGTTTTTGAGAAACAGATGTCCTATGAATATATTCCCGGAGTGGAAGCTTTTATCGCCGAACTCCGCCGTCATGGTGTGAAGATAGCCGTAGTAACCAGCTCTAATGGAGAGAAGATGCAGAACGTCTACAATGCTCATCCCGAGTTTCCGGCAATGGTAGACCGTATTCTTACCGGAGAGATGTTTGCCCGTTCCAAACCTGCTCCCGATTGTTTCCTTCTAGGGATGGAAGTATTTGGAGCTACTCCGGAAAACACATACGTCTTTGAAGATTCTTTTCATGGTCTGCAGGCGGGAATGACTTCCGGTGCAACCGTGATCGGTCTTGCTACAACCAATTCCCGCAAAGCCATTACCGGAAAAGCGCATTATATAATGGATGACTTTACCGGAATGAGTTATGAGAAATTGCTGTCTCTGACAAGGGATTGA
- a CDS encoding MATE family efflux transporter yields MSKNDPHILGKESIGKLLLQYSIPAIIGMTITSIYNIIDSIFIGHGVGAMAIAGLAISFPLMNLVVAFCTLVSAGGSTLASIRLGQKDLKGATEILSHTLMLCITNSVFFGILSFIFLDDILLFFGASHDTLPYARSFMQVILLGTPITYTMIGLNNVMRATGYPKKAMLTSMVTVVANIILAPIFIFHFEWGMRGAATATVISQLIGMVWVVNHFMQKESTVHFEGTIWKMKGRIVESIFAIGMSPFLMNVCACIIVIIINNSLQEHGGDMAIGAYGIINRLLTLYVMIVLGLTMGMQPIVGYNFGAQKLNRVKQTLRLGILSGVVITSSGFLICELFPHAVSALFTDSDELIDLAVEGLRLAVLMFPFVGAQIVIGNFFQSIGKAKISIFLSLTRQLLYLLPCLLLFPNWWGLKGIWISMPVSDALAFITAVISLMIYIKKVSKQQPIAE; encoded by the coding sequence ATGAGCAAGAACGACCCACATATCTTAGGAAAGGAAAGCATTGGCAAGTTACTGCTACAATATTCCATTCCTGCCATTATCGGAATGACGATTACTTCTATCTACAACATTATTGACAGTATCTTCATCGGACATGGTGTGGGGGCAATGGCCATTGCAGGACTGGCTATCAGTTTCCCTTTGATGAATCTCGTAGTCGCTTTCTGTACATTGGTATCGGCAGGCGGATCAACCCTTGCCTCTATTCGATTGGGACAAAAGGATCTGAAAGGTGCTACGGAAATTCTGTCACACACGCTTATGCTTTGTATCACCAATTCTGTCTTCTTCGGAATATTGTCCTTTATCTTTCTCGATGATATCCTGCTGTTTTTCGGTGCCAGTCACGACACACTTCCATACGCACGCAGTTTCATGCAGGTAATCTTGTTGGGAACTCCTATTACTTATACAATGATAGGATTGAACAATGTGATGCGCGCTACCGGGTATCCGAAGAAAGCAATGCTTACCTCGATGGTGACGGTAGTTGCCAATATCATCCTCGCCCCTATCTTTATCTTCCACTTTGAATGGGGAATGCGGGGAGCTGCTACGGCAACGGTTATTTCACAGCTCATCGGCATGGTATGGGTGGTAAATCACTTCATGCAGAAAGAGAGTACAGTGCACTTCGAAGGAACAATCTGGAAGATGAAAGGGAGAATCGTAGAGAGCATTTTCGCTATCGGCATGTCACCTTTCCTAATGAATGTTTGCGCTTGCATTATTGTCATTATTATCAATAATAGCCTACAGGAACACGGAGGAGACATGGCTATCGGCGCGTATGGTATCATCAACCGGCTGCTGACTCTTTACGTAATGATTGTATTAGGATTGACGATGGGAATGCAGCCGATTGTCGGCTATAACTTCGGAGCACAGAAACTTAATCGCGTCAAACAGACTTTACGACTGGGAATTCTTTCAGGAGTGGTTATCACTAGTAGCGGATTTCTGATTTGCGAACTATTCCCTCATGCCGTATCAGCTCTCTTCACAGACAGTGACGAATTGATTGATCTGGCAGTAGAAGGGCTTCGCTTGGCAGTACTTATGTTCCCATTCGTAGGAGCACAGATTGTTATCGGTAACTTCTTCCAAAGTATCGGGAAAGCGAAAATAAGCATTTTCTTATCCCTGACGCGACAGTTGCTTTATCTTCTGCCCTGCCTGTTGCTTTTCCCGAATTGGTGGGGATTGAAAGGTATTTGGATCAGTATGCCGGTGTCGGATGCTTTAGCCTTTATCACAGCAGTAATCAGCTTGATGATATATATTAAAAAGGTATCGAAACAACAGCCGATAGCTGAATAA
- a CDS encoding metallophosphoesterase family protein: MLRKNLYGLLSCLFLAGCGMIDYHPYDVRISGETNVNAHNMEKIEANCKGKTTIRFAAMGDSQRWYDATEDFVKEINKRDDIDFVIHGGDMSDFGVTKEFLWQRDIMNGLKVPYVALIGNHDCLGTGEETYKAVFGPTNFSFIAGNVKFVCLNTNALEYDYSEPIPNFTFMEEEITNRSDEFEKSVVCMHARPDTDVFNNNVVKVFQHYVTQYKGLQFCTAAHTHHFRDDILFDDGIHYITSDCMDYRTYLVFTITPESTSENPDYELVEY; this comes from the coding sequence ATGTTGAGAAAGAATTTATATGGGCTTTTATCGTGTCTGTTTCTCGCAGGATGCGGTATGATAGATTATCATCCGTATGACGTCCGCATCAGTGGCGAGACAAATGTCAATGCACATAATATGGAAAAGATAGAAGCAAATTGCAAAGGCAAAACTACAATCCGTTTTGCTGCAATGGGAGATTCACAACGTTGGTATGACGCAACGGAGGACTTCGTAAAAGAGATCAATAAACGGGATGATATTGACTTTGTAATCCATGGAGGAGATATGAGTGATTTTGGAGTGACCAAAGAGTTTCTCTGGCAACGGGATATCATGAACGGGTTAAAAGTACCTTATGTAGCCCTTATCGGAAATCATGATTGTCTGGGAACAGGAGAAGAAACTTATAAAGCAGTATTCGGCCCTACCAACTTCTCTTTTATAGCAGGCAACGTGAAGTTCGTCTGTCTCAATACGAACGCTTTAGAATATGACTACTCCGAGCCCATTCCAAACTTCACCTTTATGGAAGAAGAGATAACAAACAGAAGTGATGAATTTGAAAAGAGTGTGGTATGTATGCACGCACGCCCAGATACAGACGTGTTCAATAACAATGTAGTAAAAGTTTTCCAGCACTATGTCACTCAGTATAAGGGCCTACAGTTTTGTACAGCTGCACATACCCATCATTTTCGGGATGACATACTCTTTGATGATGGAATACATTATATAACCAGTGATTGTATGGATTACCGTACTTATCTGGTATTCACTATAACTCCGGAAAGCACCTCTGAAAATCCTGATTATGAATTGGTTGAATACTAA
- a CDS encoding Crp/Fnr family transcriptional regulator: MIHTLTNNPLFRGITPEKLSANLEEVSFHARSYKKGEILARQGDVCNRLIILIKGSVRGEMIDYSGRLIKVEDIAAPRALAPLFLFGEDNRYPVEVTANELTEVIELPKPSVLNLFRKNEQFLENYMNLSANYARTLSDKLFFMSFKTIRQKLASYLLRLYKQQQQSYIILDRSQQELSDYFGVSRPSLARELAHMQEDGLLIADRKHITILQKEELVRLIQ; the protein is encoded by the coding sequence ATGATACATACCCTCACCAACAATCCGCTATTTCGGGGAATTACTCCGGAAAAACTCTCTGCCAACCTGGAAGAAGTTAGTTTTCACGCCCGTTCATATAAGAAAGGGGAAATCCTGGCACGGCAAGGAGACGTATGCAATCGTCTTATAATCTTGATAAAAGGAAGTGTGCGCGGAGAAATGATCGATTACTCGGGACGGCTTATCAAAGTAGAGGATATAGCTGCGCCAAGAGCACTCGCTCCTTTATTTCTGTTCGGTGAGGACAACCGTTATCCGGTAGAAGTAACAGCCAACGAGTTGACCGAGGTTATCGAACTTCCCAAACCAAGCGTTTTGAATCTCTTTCGCAAGAACGAACAATTTTTGGAGAACTATATGAATCTTTCCGCCAACTATGCCCGTACTTTGTCGGATAAACTTTTCTTTATGTCATTCAAAACGATTCGACAGAAACTGGCTTCTTACCTGCTTCGGCTCTACAAACAGCAACAACAATCATACATTATCCTCGACCGTTCACAACAGGAATTGAGTGATTACTTCGGAGTATCCCGCCCTTCCCTCGCCCGTGAACTGGCACATATGCAGGAAGACGGATTATTGATAGCCGACCGTAAACATATCACTATTTTACAGAAAGAAGAACTAGTCCGGCTTATCCAATAA